Proteins from a single region of Haloterrigena alkaliphila:
- a CDS encoding AMP-binding protein, protein MSRDATLWSTEYERFGIPESLEPYPDEPVHHFLYDAAEDHPEQGIVQLGRRFTYPELREDVDRLATALRERGVEKGSRVATILPTSAQFVVATNAISRAGGVHIPNDFLDAEDDLQYRLERGEPEVLIGHDEHLDLVLSLRDELDIEHVILTSLEDYSDDPPREHEAITGAEWLPNVIEEADPNPPDVDFDPENDVHTLLFTGGTTGLPKGCLLTHRNLVANALQGVAAQSRMAQMMRGSEAGVMALPMYHAYGYSITNSLLDLALDILIVPDARDTAQMSELVRTHEPLIMLGVPTQFMELVNEEFESEVIGISGSAPLANETKSEFEREAGGVSQGYGLSEMSPITHFDVHGLYELLAGRDGDDGLDHPTIGVPVPDTEVKLRDVDTGEAIPVERAAEEGLEGELLVKGPQRMKGYLDAEQDPFDDEGYVETGDVAKVDSKGRFYIVDRVKHMINVSGLKVYSEEVDEVLFALEGVKRPATVGIPDPDRPGSERVGVYIEPEPDADLTEEDVRDHLDGKVPKHAMPSEVTFVESIPLTDIGKTDKQTLRDGATGDAGAD, encoded by the coding sequence ATGTCTCGAGACGCGACACTCTGGTCGACGGAGTACGAGCGGTTCGGCATCCCCGAGTCGCTCGAGCCGTACCCCGACGAACCGGTTCATCACTTCCTCTACGACGCCGCCGAGGACCACCCCGAGCAGGGGATCGTTCAGCTGGGTCGCCGCTTTACGTATCCCGAACTCCGGGAGGACGTCGACCGGCTGGCGACGGCGCTGCGCGAGCGCGGCGTCGAGAAGGGCAGCCGCGTGGCGACGATCCTGCCGACCTCCGCGCAGTTCGTCGTCGCCACGAACGCCATCTCGCGGGCCGGCGGCGTCCACATCCCGAACGACTTCCTCGACGCCGAGGACGACCTCCAGTATCGCCTCGAGCGGGGCGAGCCCGAGGTGCTCATCGGCCACGACGAACACCTCGACCTGGTGCTGTCGCTGCGGGACGAACTGGACATCGAGCACGTCATCCTCACGTCGCTCGAGGACTACTCGGACGACCCGCCGCGCGAGCACGAGGCGATCACGGGTGCCGAGTGGCTCCCCAACGTCATCGAGGAGGCCGACCCGAACCCGCCGGACGTCGATTTCGATCCGGAGAACGACGTCCACACGTTGCTGTTCACCGGCGGGACGACCGGGCTGCCGAAGGGCTGTCTGTTGACCCATCGAAACCTCGTCGCGAACGCGCTCCAGGGCGTCGCCGCGCAGTCGCGAATGGCCCAGATGATGCGCGGCAGCGAGGCGGGCGTGATGGCGCTGCCGATGTACCACGCCTACGGCTACTCGATCACGAACAGTCTGCTCGACCTGGCCCTCGATATTCTGATCGTCCCCGACGCGCGCGACACGGCGCAGATGAGCGAGCTGGTGCGGACCCACGAGCCGCTGATCATGCTCGGCGTCCCGACGCAGTTCATGGAACTGGTCAACGAGGAGTTCGAGTCGGAGGTCATCGGCATCTCGGGCTCCGCGCCGCTCGCCAACGAGACGAAATCCGAGTTCGAGCGCGAGGCCGGAGGCGTCTCCCAGGGGTACGGCCTCTCGGAGATGTCGCCGATCACCCACTTCGACGTTCACGGCCTCTACGAACTCCTCGCCGGAAGGGACGGCGACGACGGCCTCGATCACCCGACCATCGGCGTCCCGGTCCCCGACACCGAGGTCAAACTCCGCGACGTCGACACCGGCGAGGCGATCCCCGTCGAGCGCGCCGCCGAGGAGGGGCTCGAGGGCGAACTGCTCGTCAAGGGTCCCCAGCGGATGAAGGGCTACCTCGACGCGGAGCAGGATCCCTTCGACGACGAGGGGTACGTCGAAACCGGCGACGTCGCGAAGGTCGATTCGAAGGGCCGGTTCTACATCGTCGACCGCGTCAAACACATGATCAACGTCTCGGGGCTGAAGGTCTACTCCGAGGAGGTCGACGAGGTCCTGTTCGCCCTCGAGGGCGTCAAACGACCCGCGACGGTGGGGATTCCCGACCCCGATCGACCGGGGAGCGAGCGGGTCGGCGTCTACATCGAACCGGAACCGGACGCGGACTTGACCGAGGAGGACGTCCGCGACCACCTCGATGGGAAGGTGCCGAAACACGCGATGCCCTCGGAGGTGACGTTCGTCGAGTCGATTCCGCTGACCGACATCGGGAAGACGGACAAGCAGACGCTGCGCGACGGGGCGACGGGAGACGCCGGGGCCGACTGA
- a CDS encoding SDR family NAD(P)-dependent oxidoreductase, with the protein MDFGLDDKTALVTGAGGRIGSVDCEVLAEEGAEVIALDVDVSAAETIAEDVENAGGRAHAVECDLTDREAVAETVSAVEEETDGIDILINNAGLVDARDRVEEFDDEIWDRDVSVNLTGTYNVTRAVYPGMKDREWGRIINMSSMAGWYGGFGQASYSATKSALIGFGKTLALEGAQHGITSNVVAPSIVVGALADMDIEQLEQVDEHFARIAKATPMRRLGREEDVANLIAYFCSERADYITGQVVGVTGGVDLFSF; encoded by the coding sequence ATGGACTTCGGATTGGACGACAAGACCGCGCTCGTCACCGGGGCGGGCGGCCGCATCGGGAGCGTCGACTGCGAGGTACTCGCCGAAGAAGGTGCCGAGGTGATCGCGCTGGACGTCGACGTCTCCGCGGCCGAAACGATCGCCGAGGACGTCGAGAACGCGGGCGGCCGTGCCCACGCGGTCGAGTGCGACCTGACCGACCGAGAAGCCGTCGCGGAGACGGTCTCGGCCGTCGAGGAGGAGACCGACGGCATCGACATCCTGATCAACAACGCCGGACTGGTCGACGCCCGCGACAGGGTCGAGGAGTTCGACGACGAGATCTGGGACCGCGACGTCTCGGTCAACCTGACGGGCACCTACAACGTCACCCGCGCGGTCTACCCCGGGATGAAGGACCGCGAGTGGGGCCGGATCATCAACATGTCGTCGATGGCCGGCTGGTACGGCGGGTTCGGGCAGGCGTCTTACAGCGCGACGAAATCCGCCCTGATCGGCTTCGGCAAGACCCTCGCCCTCGAGGGCGCCCAGCACGGCATCACGAGCAACGTCGTCGCGCCGAGCATCGTCGTCGGCGCGCTCGCGGACATGGATATCGAACAGTTGGAACAGGTCGACGAACACTTCGCCCGGATCGCCAAGGCCACGCCGATGCGACGGCTCGGCCGCGAGGAGGACGTCGCGAACCTGATCGCGTACTTCTGTTCCGAACGGGCCGACTACATCACGGGACAGGTCGTCGGCGTCACCGGCGGCGTCGATCTCTTCAGCTTCTGA
- a CDS encoding SCP2 sterol-binding domain-containing protein — MTNDDLIQDIDASLEKPDDELEDDLPDLLGRMEGQTEELVREYPETFGRVVQRMETMDIASFVSENPDTADQFQELLWAGMNVLVETSPDVQESIDEDITVNFEADDCPMEGHLEVDEAEQTMRGGAGKLDDPMLEITGPADTLVGLIVGSVDPIQGFMQQKYQMDGPVYKGTQLAPIMNSLSDQVPAES, encoded by the coding sequence ATGACGAACGACGATCTGATTCAGGACATCGACGCATCGCTCGAGAAACCCGACGACGAACTCGAGGACGACCTCCCCGACCTGCTCGGGCGGATGGAGGGCCAGACGGAGGAACTCGTCCGGGAGTACCCGGAGACGTTCGGCCGCGTGGTCCAGCGGATGGAGACGATGGACATCGCCTCCTTCGTCTCGGAGAACCCCGACACGGCCGACCAGTTTCAGGAGCTTCTCTGGGCCGGCATGAACGTCCTCGTGGAGACCTCCCCCGACGTTCAGGAGAGCATCGACGAGGACATCACCGTCAACTTCGAGGCCGACGACTGCCCGATGGAGGGCCACCTCGAGGTCGACGAGGCCGAGCAGACGATGCGCGGCGGCGCGGGCAAACTCGACGACCCGATGCTCGAGATCACCGGCCCCGCCGACACGCTGGTCGGCCTCATCGTGGGCAGCGTCGATCCGATCCAGGGCTTCATGCAGCAGAAGTACCAGATGGACGGCCCGGTCTACAAGGGCACCCAGCTCGCACCGATCATGAACTCCCTGTCCGATCAGGTCCCCGCGGAGTCCTAA
- a CDS encoding acyltransferase, which yields MGDRIYSIDSMRIVAMAFVVAIHTDPFRGLGAYGNTLNFLIDSTARFAVPFFFVTSGYFFARKTETREPIGYFADRAATIASIYAFGLLLSTPVFLAGAIVRAGGDTDIASIVLRELIEFTSPLTLVYYGNSVSEILWFLPALLFSLGLICLFVAADRTAHLVPVALGFHVIGLLGASYTMFVDVPFEVRDALFFGFFYTSLGYWLHAGDWRPNADRSPSYLGATVLFGALHVAERYVLGYALTGESVGQSVYAPSYSIATVLVTLSLFAFLLSRPTLGRSTPLPSWGAYAVGIYVTHPAVLYVLELTRDLLEGAGYGVENTILWHLALTPATFFGALLVSLAAHRLGAIEIGGSHLPVPSRIRNHDSG from the coding sequence ATGGGCGATCGGATCTACAGCATCGACTCGATGCGGATCGTCGCGATGGCGTTCGTCGTCGCGATCCACACGGACCCGTTCAGGGGACTCGGCGCGTACGGAAACACGCTGAACTTTCTGATCGACTCGACAGCGCGATTCGCGGTTCCGTTCTTCTTCGTGACCTCGGGATACTTCTTCGCCCGCAAGACCGAGACGCGCGAGCCGATCGGCTACTTCGCCGATCGAGCGGCCACGATCGCGTCGATCTACGCGTTCGGGCTGTTGCTCTCCACGCCGGTGTTCCTCGCGGGTGCGATCGTCCGTGCGGGGGGCGATACCGATATCGCGAGCATCGTGCTTCGCGAATTGATCGAGTTTACGTCGCCGCTAACACTGGTCTATTACGGGAACTCGGTCTCCGAGATCCTGTGGTTCCTCCCGGCGCTCCTGTTCTCGCTCGGGTTGATCTGTCTCTTCGTTGCCGCGGACAGAACGGCGCACCTGGTGCCGGTTGCGCTCGGATTCCACGTTATCGGTCTGCTGGGGGCGAGCTACACGATGTTCGTCGACGTCCCGTTCGAGGTCAGGGACGCGCTATTCTTCGGCTTCTTCTACACCAGCCTCGGCTACTGGCTCCACGCCGGCGACTGGCGGCCGAACGCCGATCGAAGCCCGTCCTATCTCGGTGCGACCGTCCTCTTCGGCGCGCTCCACGTCGCCGAACGGTACGTCCTCGGATACGCGTTGACCGGAGAGAGCGTCGGTCAGAGCGTCTACGCCCCGAGTTACTCGATCGCGACCGTGCTGGTCACCCTCTCGCTGTTCGCCTTCCTCCTCTCGCGACCGACTCTCGGACGGTCCACCCCGTTACCCTCGTGGGGAGCGTACGCCGTCGGGATCTACGTCACTCATCCCGCGGTGTTGTACGTGCTGGAGTTGACCCGCGACCTGCTCGAGGGGGCCGGATACGGCGTCGAAAACACGATCCTCTGGCATCTCGCGTTGACTCCCGCGACCTTCTTCGGGGCATTGCTCGTCTCCCTCGCCGCTCACAGGCTCGGTGCGATCGAGATCGGCGGCTCCCACCTGCCGGTCCCGAGCCGGATTCGAAACCACGACTCGGGCTGA
- a CDS encoding acyl-CoA dehydrogenase family protein: MRLTDDQQAFRDDLRDYLESEIEPIVDEKDRNGPMNRDDLVGYLDDLQDLDIGFTPDTVHQYFGDVWRFVIASEEISRVWPSLNVALQMSFPALFVRYAADETQQAMLPKLEENRCIGCLGVTEPEGGSDTAHPNTVARKDGEEFVLNGEKVWVGNAQIADVALVVAHDASEDTQDMFLVDRENADFETEEMNKLGWKGVPNGRMVFDDVRIPVENRFSTIFGDAIADGHDIHEIVPFPESVSQLFFEHKPLNVMFSFMRTGMAFMAVGIMQAAFEDALEYAQERETFGEPIAQHQLIQEKLYDVRANIEASRGMSRRAAEALVDGDPDARLLSSLAKGYACERSIEATSDALQVLGAAGLDLENRMERYYRDARVMTIPDGTTEIQKLIVGKELTGMSAY; the protein is encoded by the coding sequence ATGCGCCTGACCGACGACCAGCAGGCGTTCCGCGACGATCTCCGGGATTACCTCGAGTCCGAGATCGAACCGATCGTCGACGAGAAGGACCGCAACGGGCCGATGAACCGCGACGATCTGGTCGGCTACCTCGACGACCTGCAGGATCTCGACATCGGTTTCACCCCCGACACCGTCCACCAGTACTTCGGCGACGTCTGGCGGTTCGTCATCGCCAGCGAGGAGATCAGCCGGGTCTGGCCCAGCCTGAACGTCGCCCTGCAGATGTCGTTCCCGGCGCTGTTCGTCCGCTACGCCGCCGACGAGACCCAGCAGGCGATGCTCCCGAAGCTCGAGGAGAACCGCTGTATCGGCTGTCTCGGCGTCACCGAACCCGAGGGCGGCAGCGACACGGCCCACCCGAACACCGTCGCCCGGAAGGACGGCGAGGAGTTCGTGCTCAACGGCGAGAAGGTCTGGGTCGGCAACGCCCAGATCGCCGACGTCGCGCTCGTCGTCGCTCACGACGCCTCGGAGGACACCCAGGACATGTTCCTCGTCGACCGCGAGAACGCCGACTTCGAGACCGAGGAGATGAACAAGCTGGGCTGGAAGGGCGTCCCGAACGGGCGCATGGTCTTCGACGACGTGCGCATCCCCGTCGAGAACCGGTTCTCGACCATCTTCGGCGACGCCATCGCCGACGGGCACGACATCCACGAGATCGTCCCGTTCCCGGAGAGCGTCAGCCAGCTGTTCTTCGAACACAAGCCGCTCAACGTCATGTTCTCGTTCATGCGAACGGGGATGGCGTTCATGGCCGTCGGGATCATGCAGGCAGCATTCGAGGACGCGCTCGAGTACGCTCAGGAGCGAGAGACCTTCGGCGAGCCCATCGCCCAGCACCAGCTGATTCAGGAGAAGCTCTACGACGTCCGGGCGAACATCGAGGCCTCGCGGGGCATGTCCCGCCGCGCCGCCGAGGCGCTGGTCGACGGCGACCCCGACGCGCGCCTGCTCTCCTCGCTCGCGAAGGGGTACGCCTGCGAGCGCTCGATCGAGGCGACCAGCGACGCGCTCCAGGTGCTCGGGGCCGCGGGACTCGACCTCGAGAACCGGATGGAGCGCTACTACCGCGACGCGCGCGTGATGACGATTCCCGACGGCACCACCGAGATCCAGAAACTTATCGTCGGGAAGGAACTGACCGGGATGAGCGCCTACTGA